One genomic segment of Francisella persica ATCC VR-331 includes these proteins:
- the ruvC gene encoding crossover junction endodeoxyribonuclease RuvC, with translation MVILGIDPGSRITGFGVIKVQDNKIYYVASGCIRITETTMARRLKQIANSITQIINIYAPTEAAIEQIFMFHNPMGAIKLGQARGVAMCTLAINNLEVSEYSAKQIKQAVVGTGGAAKSQVQHMIQSLLGLSKKPPEDAADALAIAICHYHSSKSLAKISGASRVSQKRIK, from the coding sequence ATGGTTATTTTAGGAATAGATCCAGGCTCAAGGATAACAGGTTTCGGAGTCATAAAAGTCCAAGATAATAAAATCTATTATGTCGCAAGTGGCTGTATTCGTATTACAGAAACAACTATGGCAAGAAGACTCAAGCAGATTGCTAATAGTATAACACAGATTATAAATATATATGCACCGACTGAGGCTGCTATTGAACAAATATTTATGTTTCATAATCCTATGGGAGCTATTAAACTAGGACAAGCTAGAGGGGTGGCTATGTGTACGCTAGCAATTAATAATCTAGAGGTTAGCGAATATTCAGCCAAACAAATAAAACAAGCTGTAGTAGGTACAGGAGGAGCTGCTAAATCACAAGTTCAGCATATGATACAGTCTTTGTTAGGTTTGAGCAAAAAGCCTCCAGAAGATGCAGCAGATGCTTTAGCAATAGCAATATGTCATTATCATAGTAGTAAATCATTGGCAAAAATCTCTGGAGCGAGCCGAGTTTCTCAAAAGAGAATTAAATAA
- the grxB gene encoding glutaredoxin 2 — MKIYLYHHCPYCIKVRLVADLSNLDYQMITLANDNEKAHIDRIGSKQVPFLEKNDGTFIKESDEICKFIAKTQNFEIAESTIDSFVKDCIVELAPHYRRIVYPRIPHHPRNECDFPTQSAKEYFISKKQYIGDFDALLKNPPYDSIRAINQILVKIDPLIKTPFINGEKFSWDDINILPIFFILTMARDLLEIPTNITNYIKNIESKTNIELY, encoded by the coding sequence ATGAAAATATATCTGTATCACCATTGCCCTTACTGTATAAAAGTAAGACTAGTTGCTGATTTAAGTAATTTAGACTATCAAATGATAACCTTAGCAAATGATAATGAAAAAGCTCATATCGATAGAATTGGCTCAAAACAAGTACCTTTTTTAGAAAAAAATGATGGCACTTTTATCAAAGAAAGTGATGAAATATGTAAGTTTATTGCCAAGACCCAAAATTTTGAGATTGCAGAATCAACTATTGATAGCTTTGTCAAAGATTGTATTGTTGAACTAGCACCACATTACCGCAGAATTGTATATCCACGAATTCCTCATCACCCACGTAATGAATGTGACTTCCCAACGCAAAGCGCTAAAGAATATTTTATAAGTAAAAAACAATATATTGGTGATTTTGATGCTTTACTTAAAAATCCTCCTTATGACTCGATCAGAGCAATAAACCAAATACTTGTAAAAATTGATCCTTTGATAAAAACCCCTTTTATAAATGGTGAGAAGTTTTCTTGGGATGATATAAATATTCTTCCAATATTTTTCATCCTAACAATGGCTAGAGATTTGCTTGAAATACCAACAAATATTACCAACTATATAAAAAATATTGAAAGTAAAACAAACATAGAATTATACTAA
- the yihA gene encoding ribosome biogenesis GTP-binding protein YihA/YsxC: protein MNYGKAKYIMGAAKVSQLPEGIGVEVAFAGRSNAGKSSALNTLTDQKGLARVSKTPGRTQLINLFDLGDNNRLVDLPGYGYAKVSKTIKRQWQSEMENYLTSRKCLNGIVLLVDSRHELKEFDSLMIEMAISFDLNLHILLTKADKLNNKERAQANRIIDSFLKTFVVADKISYQLFSSLTKMGLDKFKKKLDSWYVTNI, encoded by the coding sequence ATGAACTATGGTAAAGCAAAATATATAATGGGTGCGGCAAAAGTTTCGCAACTTCCAGAAGGTATTGGTGTCGAGGTCGCTTTTGCAGGGCGTTCAAATGCTGGTAAATCAAGTGCATTAAACACTCTTACAGATCAAAAAGGTCTTGCTAGGGTAAGTAAAACACCAGGGAGAACACAGCTTATTAACCTATTTGATTTAGGTGATAATAATAGGTTGGTAGATTTACCTGGTTATGGTTATGCTAAGGTTTCAAAAACTATTAAGCGTCAATGGCAAAGTGAGATGGAGAATTATTTGACATCGCGTAAATGCTTAAATGGTATAGTACTTTTAGTAGACTCACGTCATGAGTTAAAAGAGTTTGACTCTTTGATGATAGAGATGGCTATATCTTTTGACTTAAATTTGCATATATTACTAACAAAGGCTGATAAGTTAAATAATAAAGAACGAGCTCAAGCTAATAGAATAATAGATAGTTTTCTAAAAACCTTTGTCGTTGCAGATAAAATATCATATCAATTATTTTCATCACTAACTAAGATGGGTCTAGATAAGTTTAAAAAAAAGCTTGATAGCTGGTACGTGACCAATATCTAA
- a CDS encoding MFS transporter — protein sequence MGTRYYIRACTIWLIGATFFFYEFFLRVLPNSLHQDIVDSFHATAFSFSLFGGAFYLCYSLLQVPVGFLFDKYGIKKSLFFATITCALGALLFSLTSSLYVAVFARCLMGIGAAFGFLGLLIISTQWFPMRYMGILSGSTQILGTLGPILAGGPLLFLVNYLDSWRLVILISAIVGIFLAALILVFVKEGAKTVETLSKQELNEIKSNLLNKKLITIYFYAFFIYCSIPTLGAIWGVSLLETKGLSITQASYSMAFLWLGLGIGSPFFGLMYDKFKDKINMLFVVSLLGFICVCSLLFLHLNQIISMILLLLIGCAAAGQTLSFTVIANYMERKPKSIFFGINNTVVMFSGFIVPIIVGVLVNSFNLDISLALSILPIAFLVALIVSLKL from the coding sequence ATGGGCACAAGGTATTATATTCGAGCTTGTACAATATGGCTTATCGGCGCTACATTTTTCTTTTATGAATTTTTTCTAAGGGTGTTGCCAAATTCACTCCATCAAGATATAGTTGATAGTTTTCATGCGACAGCTTTTAGTTTTTCATTGTTTGGTGGAGCTTTTTACCTATGCTATTCATTATTACAAGTGCCAGTAGGCTTTTTATTTGATAAGTATGGTATAAAAAAATCATTATTTTTTGCTACTATCACTTGTGCTTTAGGAGCATTACTTTTTTCACTAACATCTAGCTTATATGTGGCTGTTTTTGCAAGATGCCTAATGGGTATCGGTGCTGCTTTTGGTTTCTTAGGTTTATTAATAATATCAACACAATGGTTCCCGATGAGGTATATGGGTATTTTATCTGGATCTACACAAATCTTAGGGACTTTAGGGCCTATTTTAGCTGGCGGTCCATTACTATTTCTTGTAAATTATTTGGATAGTTGGAGATTAGTAATATTAATATCAGCTATCGTAGGAATTTTTCTAGCAGCATTAATTCTGGTTTTTGTTAAAGAGGGTGCTAAAACTGTAGAAACTTTGAGCAAACAAGAATTAAATGAGATAAAAAGTAATCTTTTAAATAAAAAATTAATTACTATATATTTCTATGCTTTCTTTATTTACTGTTCTATACCTACATTAGGAGCTATTTGGGGAGTTAGCTTATTAGAAACTAAGGGGCTTAGTATCACTCAAGCTTCTTATTCTATGGCTTTTTTGTGGTTAGGTCTTGGTATTGGAAGTCCTTTTTTTGGTCTAATGTATGATAAGTTTAAAGATAAGATAAATATGCTATTTGTGGTTTCTTTACTAGGATTTATCTGTGTTTGTTCATTGTTATTTTTACATTTAAATCAAATAATAAGTATGATTTTATTATTATTGATTGGTTGTGCTGCTGCTGGTCAGACACTTTCATTTACGGTGATAGCAAACTACATGGAACGAAAGCCTAAATCTATATTTTTTGGTATAAATAACACTGTAGTAATGTTTTCAGGGTTTATCGTGCCGATTATTGTTGGGGTATTAGTTAATAGTTTTAATTTAGATATTTCGCTAGCTCTTTCAATTCTTCCTATCGCTTTTCTAGTAGCACTTATAGTAAGCTTAAAATTATAA
- the nth gene encoding endonuclease III yields MNKQKRIQIFETWKKNDPKPTTELEYTSNFELLIAVILSAQATDIGVNKATKILFKVANTPEQIYALGEQKLAEYIKSIGLYKTKAKNVIATCKDLIEKFDSTVPNNFNDLISLAGVGRKTANVVLNTAFGQPTIAVDTHIFRLANRIPLANGKNINDVEKKLLRVIPKEYLHDAHHWIILHGRYICTAQRPKCRNCIIYDYCEFKDKEKYR; encoded by the coding sequence ATGAATAAGCAAAAAAGAATCCAAATTTTTGAAACATGGAAAAAAAATGACCCAAAACCAACAACAGAGCTTGAATATACATCTAATTTTGAACTTCTAATCGCAGTAATTTTATCAGCTCAAGCAACTGATATAGGTGTCAATAAAGCTACCAAAATATTGTTCAAGGTTGCTAACACTCCGGAACAAATATACGCTTTAGGTGAGCAAAAATTAGCTGAGTATATAAAATCTATTGGACTTTACAAAACCAAAGCTAAAAATGTCATAGCAACATGTAAAGATTTGATTGAAAAGTTTGATAGTACAGTACCAAATAATTTTAATGATCTGATATCTTTAGCTGGTGTAGGCAGGAAAACTGCAAATGTAGTTCTTAATACAGCTTTTGGACAACCTACGATAGCGGTTGATACACATATTTTTAGGCTTGCAAATCGTATCCCATTAGCTAATGGTAAAAATATTAATGACGTTGAAAAAAAACTTCTGCGTGTCATTCCTAAAGAGTATCTACATGATGCTCACCATTGGATAATATTGCATGGTCGCTACATCTGTACAGCCCAGAGACCTAAATGTCGTAATTGTATAATTTATGACTATTGTGAATTTAAAGATAAGGAAAAATATCGATGA
- a CDS encoding DUF1841 family protein — protein MILSKDRYQLRKIFIDSWDKFINNKPLTTLEEQIARIIELHQEYHKQITLDNIDKDYSPEIGQINPFLHISLHLAIIEQVQTNNPLGITNVYRQLLNKYDNDEHKVHHIMIDYLAEKMWKSQKYNTLPDEQNYLTKLQELALI, from the coding sequence ATGATTCTCTCTAAAGATAGATACCAATTACGCAAGATTTTTATCGATAGCTGGGATAAGTTTATCAATAACAAGCCTTTGACTACTTTAGAAGAGCAAATAGCTAGGATCATAGAGTTACATCAAGAGTATCATAAACAGATTACTCTTGATAATATTGACAAAGACTACTCACCAGAAATTGGGCAAATAAATCCTTTCTTGCATATAAGTCTACATTTAGCAATTATTGAACAAGTCCAAACCAACAATCCACTTGGCATAACTAATGTTTATCGGCAACTTCTAAACAAATACGATAATGATGAACATAAAGTACATCATATTATGATAGACTATCTTGCAGAGAAGATGTGGAAATCACAAAAATATAACACTCTCCCAGATGAACAAAACTATTTAACCAAACTACAAGAGTTAGCACTTATATAA
- the hflC gene encoding protease modulator HflC, with protein MSKFLKIFLVLVVFVAIVVLSTKFIVKQGSEAVILRLGELVKDKDGKAIEYESGLHVKIPFIDTVKIYDMRNRVLEADSARVVTKEQKDVLINAYVVWKISNSNISTFYTSTSGGVDRAEILLKQFLESSLRVEVGNNDIQSLINDNRDKLMIALTKSVQQQSKQIGVDVIDVRVKQIDLPDTVTDSIYKRMRSSRQKVAASIRAEGKQLAEKIKAAADAKVTVTLAEAEKESKTIMAEADAKAAKIFIEAYSKSVPLYEFLKSMNSYKESFNGEHEVVFMLKPDSKFFQWFKLEHNSKLAKDMKEVK; from the coding sequence ATGAGTAAATTTCTAAAAATATTCTTAGTGCTTGTAGTATTTGTAGCTATAGTTGTGTTAAGTACAAAATTTATTGTCAAACAAGGCTCAGAAGCAGTTATTCTACGACTTGGTGAACTCGTAAAGGATAAAGATGGTAAAGCTATAGAGTATGAGTCAGGTTTACATGTTAAGATTCCATTTATAGATACTGTCAAGATTTATGACATGCGTAATCGAGTTTTAGAAGCTGATTCTGCTCGTGTAGTTACCAAAGAACAAAAAGATGTCTTGATTAATGCCTATGTAGTTTGGAAGATAAGTAATAGTAATATTTCTACATTTTACACAAGTACTAGCGGTGGTGTTGATCGAGCTGAGATATTATTAAAACAATTCTTAGAATCTTCTTTAAGAGTAGAGGTCGGTAATAATGATATTCAAAGCTTAATTAATGACAATCGTGATAAGCTAATGATTGCTTTAACTAAGAGTGTCCAACAGCAATCCAAGCAAATTGGTGTAGATGTTATCGATGTAAGAGTTAAACAGATAGATTTACCAGATACAGTTACAGACTCTATCTATAAAAGAATGAGATCTTCGCGCCAAAAAGTAGCTGCTTCAATTCGAGCAGAAGGTAAGCAATTAGCTGAAAAAATAAAAGCTGCAGCAGATGCTAAAGTAACAGTTACACTAGCAGAAGCAGAAAAAGAATCTAAAACTATAATGGCAGAGGCAGATGCTAAAGCAGCTAAGATTTTCATAGAAGCTTATTCTAAGTCAGTACCATTGTATGAGTTTCTAAAGAGTATGAACTCCTATAAAGAGAGTTTCAATGGTGAACATGAAGTTGTATTTATGCTTAAACCAGATAGCAAGTTTTTCCAATGGTTTAAATTAGAACATAATAGTAAGCTTGCCAAAGATATGAAAGAAGTTAAATAA
- the ruvA gene encoding Holliday junction branch migration protein RuvA — MISFIKGVLIEKDPTSLLIDVNGIGYEVFVPMTTFYTLGDIDSQVSLYTHFVVREDAQQLYGFKSKVDKKVFQELIKVNGIGSRTAIAILSGMDSKKLLHCIENKDYALLATVPGIGKKTAERLVVEIYDKLLKMANEIYAQSLGSTTANLDSQAQQTPTPTVLANSIFNESVDALLALGYKQKDAEKMALYAMCDTTTAAEVIRKALQGSIRSKR, encoded by the coding sequence ATGATAAGTTTTATAAAAGGTGTATTGATAGAGAAAGATCCAACATCTTTACTTATTGATGTAAATGGTATTGGTTATGAGGTTTTTGTACCGATGACAACATTTTATACATTAGGTGATATTGATAGTCAGGTTAGTCTTTATACACATTTTGTAGTTCGTGAAGATGCTCAGCAGCTCTATGGATTTAAATCAAAAGTTGATAAGAAAGTTTTTCAAGAGTTAATTAAAGTCAATGGTATAGGATCTAGAACAGCTATTGCTATTTTATCTGGGATGGATTCAAAAAAGCTATTACATTGTATCGAAAATAAAGATTACGCTTTATTAGCTACAGTTCCTGGTATTGGTAAGAAAACAGCAGAGCGTCTGGTTGTAGAAATTTACGATAAATTATTGAAAATGGCTAATGAGATTTATGCTCAATCTTTAGGTTCTACTACAGCTAATCTAGATTCACAAGCACAACAAACACCAACACCTACAGTCTTAGCAAACTCAATATTTAACGAATCTGTTGATGCATTGTTAGCCTTGGGTTATAAGCAAAAAGATGCTGAGAAAATGGCTCTCTATGCTATGTGTGATACAACTACAGCTGCGGAAGTAATTCGTAAAGCTTTACAAGGGTCAATAAGATCAAAGAGATAA
- a CDS encoding YebC/PmpR family DNA-binding transcriptional regulator, translating to MAGHSKWANIKHKKAKEDAKRSKIFTKIIREIIVAARLGGGDKDANPRLRAAITTALANNMSKDTIERAVVKGAGGDESGNVEEVRYEGYGPGGVAIIVDCMTDNRNRTVSEVRHAFTKSGGNLGTDGSVAYMFTKRGIISFSPGVDEDILMEVALEAGAEDIITHEDGSIDVYIDPHDFSDIQEALIENGFNSESAEVTFDAETKVELDVETAEKVMALIDKLEDLDDVQNVYSNVNFTQELIKQLG from the coding sequence ATGGCAGGTCACAGTAAATGGGCTAATATTAAGCATAAAAAGGCAAAAGAAGATGCAAAACGTAGTAAAATCTTCACAAAGATAATTAGAGAAATAATTGTTGCTGCAAGATTAGGTGGTGGTGATAAAGATGCTAATCCACGTTTAAGAGCTGCAATAACAACTGCTCTAGCAAATAATATGAGTAAAGACACTATCGAAAGAGCTGTAGTAAAAGGTGCAGGTGGTGATGAAAGTGGAAATGTAGAAGAAGTTCGTTATGAAGGTTATGGTCCTGGTGGTGTAGCAATTATTGTTGACTGTATGACTGATAACCGTAATCGTACTGTTAGTGAGGTGCGTCATGCATTTACGAAAAGTGGTGGTAATCTTGGTACAGATGGTTCGGTTGCATATATGTTTACTAAAAGAGGAATCATCTCATTTTCACCTGGTGTAGATGAGGATATATTGATGGAGGTTGCTTTGGAAGCTGGTGCAGAAGATATAATCACTCATGAAGATGGTAGTATAGATGTATACATAGATCCACATGATTTTTCTGATATACAAGAGGCTTTAATCGAAAATGGTTTTAATTCTGAAAGTGCTGAAGTTACTTTTGATGCTGAGACAAAAGTAGAATTAGATGTAGAAACCGCAGAGAAAGTTATGGCACTTATTGATAAGCTAGAAGATTTAGATGATGTACAAAATGTTTATTCAAATGTTAACTTTACTCAAGAGCTAATCAAGCAACTTGGTTAG
- the lipA gene encoding lipoyl synthase, with the protein MKGISSIKVKVESGSKYTTDHGFHAVKDGIINKKDNAVHVRKPDWLKVQKQDSKEYLKVKSITKKHKLSTVCEEARCPNINECWSHGTVTIMLMGSVCTRACKFCSVDTGNPKGWLDKDEPMNAAVSVKLMGLEYVVLTSVDRDDVEDGGAEHYAATVTAIKNLNENIKVEALTPDFAGIKENIDKIINTKVDVIAQNIETVERLTHAVRDPRAGYWQTLNFLKYVKQKSPNVFTKTSIMVGLGEANEEIYKTMDDARSVGVDIITLGQYMQPTKHHLSVERFVTPQQFEEYRKVGLEKGFLEVASGPMVRSSYRADRVFKRNNLDL; encoded by the coding sequence ATGAAAGGAATATCTAGTATAAAAGTAAAAGTCGAAAGTGGCAGTAAATATACTACAGATCATGGTTTCCATGCTGTCAAAGATGGCATCATAAATAAGAAAGATAATGCTGTACATGTGCGTAAACCAGATTGGTTGAAGGTGCAAAAACAAGATTCTAAAGAATATCTAAAAGTTAAGTCTATAACAAAAAAACATAAACTATCAACAGTTTGTGAAGAGGCAAGATGCCCAAATATCAATGAATGTTGGTCACATGGTACAGTAACAATTATGCTAATGGGAAGTGTATGTACTAGAGCTTGTAAATTTTGTTCTGTAGATACAGGTAATCCAAAAGGTTGGTTAGATAAAGATGAGCCTATGAATGCTGCAGTGAGTGTTAAGCTTATGGGGCTTGAATATGTCGTACTAACATCGGTAGATCGTGATGATGTAGAGGATGGCGGTGCTGAGCATTATGCAGCAACTGTTACGGCTATTAAAAATCTTAATGAGAATATCAAAGTAGAAGCATTGACCCCAGATTTTGCTGGTATTAAAGAAAATATTGATAAAATAATAAATACAAAAGTAGATGTAATTGCACAAAATATCGAAACTGTAGAGCGTTTAACTCATGCGGTACGTGATCCACGTGCAGGGTATTGGCAAACATTAAACTTCTTAAAATATGTTAAACAAAAATCGCCAAATGTGTTTACCAAAACTAGTATTATGGTAGGTTTAGGAGAGGCTAATGAGGAAATATACAAGACTATGGATGACGCGCGAAGTGTAGGAGTTGATATAATCACGCTAGGACAATATATGCAGCCTACAAAGCATCATTTAAGTGTTGAGAGATTTGTGACACCACAACAATTCGAAGAGTACCGCAAAGTAGGTCTCGAAAAAGGTTTCCTAGAAGTAGCATCAGGACCTATGGTAAGATCAAGTTATAGAGCTGATAGAGTTTTCAAAAGAAATAATTTAGATTTGTAA
- a CDS encoding Bax inhibitor-1/YccA family protein, giving the protein MNNFENNTRVIDSLSQESMLRANKVLRNTYWLLSMTLLFSAFTAFIAMSTGTTIMNPLLMLVVYIGLLFSINATKNSPWGIVLTFALTGLLGYSLGPILNMYLTMFKNGAELIMMAFGTTGLIFLGLSVVAMNTARNFNRFGSFCAIGAIVALVALIINIFLQLPALALIISLVFAFISGGFILWQTNAIVRGEETNYILATVNIYVSLFNIFVTLLQIFGAVAGDRE; this is encoded by the coding sequence ATGAATAACTTTGAAAATAACACTCGTGTAATAGACTCACTCTCTCAAGAGTCTATGCTAAGAGCAAACAAAGTTCTTAGAAACACATATTGGTTGCTATCTATGACACTATTATTTAGTGCTTTTACAGCATTTATAGCGATGAGTACAGGCACAACAATAATGAATCCATTACTAATGCTAGTAGTTTACATTGGTTTACTATTTAGTATTAATGCCACTAAAAATTCACCATGGGGCATAGTTTTAACTTTTGCTCTAACAGGTCTTTTAGGTTATTCATTAGGCCCTATACTAAATATGTATCTTACTATGTTTAAAAATGGTGCTGAACTAATCATGATGGCATTTGGAACTACAGGTCTTATCTTCCTTGGTTTATCTGTAGTTGCAATGAATACTGCGAGAAATTTTAACAGATTCGGTTCATTCTGTGCTATAGGTGCTATTGTAGCGTTAGTAGCTTTAATTATTAATATATTCCTACAACTTCCTGCTTTGGCTTTAATTATATCACTAGTATTTGCATTTATATCTGGTGGTTTTATCTTGTGGCAAACAAATGCTATTGTAAGAGGTGAGGAAACTAACTACATCTTAGCTACTGTAAATATTTATGTTTCTTTATTTAACATATTTGTAACTCTATTACAAATTTTTGGGGCTGTAGCTGGAGATAGAGAATAA
- a CDS encoding low molecular weight protein-tyrosine-phosphatase, translating into MSKVKVLFVCKGNICRSPIAHGIFRDIVKKHNLDKYIDVASCGTSSRMWGHEGHGADIRTLKIAKKYDCDLSDQVSRQLEESAFVEYDYIVVMDQENIDTIKEMFPNADFSKVSRMLEYASNIAFNDVPDPYFENNFEKVFLMIDTACQGLFEKIRLEYKL; encoded by the coding sequence ATGAGTAAAGTAAAAGTACTTTTTGTATGTAAAGGTAATATTTGTAGATCACCTATTGCTCATGGTATTTTTCGTGATATCGTTAAGAAGCATAATCTCGATAAGTATATAGATGTAGCGTCTTGTGGCACAAGCTCACGCATGTGGGGACATGAAGGACATGGGGCTGATATTCGCACATTAAAAATAGCTAAGAAATATGATTGTGATCTTTCAGATCAAGTGTCTCGGCAGCTAGAGGAGTCTGCTTTTGTCGAATATGACTATATCGTTGTGATGGATCAAGAAAATATTGATACAATAAAAGAGATGTTTCCAAATGCTGATTTTTCAAAAGTCTCTAGGATGTTAGAATATGCATCTAATATTGCTTTTAATGATGTGCCAGATCCATATTTTGAAAACAATTTTGAAAAAGTTTTTTTGATGATAGATACAGCATGTCAAGGGCTTTTTGAAAAGATAAGGTTAGAGTATAAGTTATGA
- the elbB gene encoding isoprenoid biosynthesis glyoxalase ElbB, with protein sequence MAKVAVVLSGCGYLDGSEIYETVLTILALEKQGVEWQGVALNTDQKQVINHLHQSVDSKASARNILEESARITRGNVIDIADADSDDYDAVIFPGGFGAAKNIMDFAFVGDDSYQMDEEVLKFARAFYLADKPAGYICIAPLMIPLVYREGTKATVGTDENITAILAKKGAEAIIMDAKDICIDESVKVVSTPAYMCARNILEAAQGIEKLVEKVVSYI encoded by the coding sequence ATGGCAAAAGTAGCGGTAGTATTATCCGGATGTGGTTATCTTGATGGTTCAGAAATATATGAAACTGTATTAACAATATTAGCATTAGAGAAACAAGGTGTAGAATGGCAGGGTGTTGCGCTAAATACAGATCAAAAGCAGGTGATTAATCATTTGCATCAGTCTGTAGATAGCAAAGCATCAGCACGTAATATTCTTGAAGAATCAGCACGCATTACCAGAGGTAATGTTATCGATATAGCTGATGCAGATAGCGATGATTATGATGCTGTAATCTTCCCAGGTGGTTTTGGCGCGGCGAAAAATATTATGGATTTTGCTTTTGTTGGTGATGATAGCTATCAAATGGATGAAGAAGTTTTAAAATTTGCACGAGCATTTTATCTAGCTGATAAACCTGCTGGTTATATATGTATAGCACCATTGATGATACCTTTGGTATATCGAGAAGGTACAAAAGCTACTGTTGGTACAGATGAAAATATCACAGCTATACTAGCAAAAAAAGGTGCTGAAGCTATAATTATGGATGCTAAGGATATTTGTATTGATGAGAGTGTAAAAGTTGTGTCAACCCCAGCATATATGTGTGCAAGAAATATCTTAGAGGCAGCTCAAGGAATTGAAAAATTAGTAGAAAAAGTAGTTAGTTATATTTAG
- a CDS encoding RnfABCDGE type electron transport complex subunit B produces the protein MVISIEAIDKVLPQTQCQKCAYPDCYSYAKAIINGEKHNKCITGGEKILKELSKLLNKPEIALDSSLGQEKPRAIAKINESMCIGCEKCLLACPVDAIVGAKKFMHTIIEAECTGCELCVEPCPMNCISLVDLAADKQPNNLSDNVYTNQKNHYRDRYDYHKQRVSQTKAKQREVYKNISSAEEIDKKAYIAASLAKFRNKKKSLPTNE, from the coding sequence ATGGTTATATCTATAGAAGCAATTGATAAAGTATTACCACAAACACAATGCCAAAAATGTGCTTACCCTGACTGTTATAGTTATGCTAAAGCTATTATAAATGGCGAAAAGCATAATAAATGTATCACAGGTGGAGAGAAAATTTTAAAAGAGCTATCAAAACTTTTAAATAAACCTGAAATAGCTTTAGATAGTTCACTAGGACAAGAAAAACCACGAGCTATTGCAAAGATTAATGAATCAATGTGTATTGGTTGTGAGAAATGCTTACTTGCATGTCCTGTTGATGCTATAGTAGGCGCAAAAAAGTTCATGCACACTATAATTGAAGCAGAATGTACAGGCTGTGAGCTATGTGTAGAACCATGCCCAATGAACTGTATATCTTTAGTAGATTTAGCTGCTGATAAACAACCTAATAATCTAAGTGATAATGTCTATACAAATCAAAAAAATCACTATCGTGATAGATACGATTATCATAAGCAAAGAGTAAGTCAAACGAAGGCTAAACAAAGAGAAGTTTATAAAAATATCTCCTCTGCCGAAGAAATTGACAAAAAAGCCTATATAGCTGCTTCATTAGCTAAGTTTAGAAATAAAAAGAAATCTTTACCAACCAATGAATAA